In Streptomyces liangshanensis, the DNA window CGATCGCCGGAGTCCCGCTGCCGCTGTTCTCCTACGGAGGATCGGCTCTGCTGCCGACCATGTTCGCCGTCGGGCTGCTGATCGCCTTCGCTCGGGACGATCCCGCCGCGAAGGCGGCGCTGGCCATGCGGCAGCCTGTCTTCAGCAGGAAGCGGGCCGGGGTGAGATGGAAGACGATGAGACGGCGCGTCAAGAAGCGTCCGTCCGGAGAGCGGTGAATTTCGGTGCATGTCGTACTCGCCGGTGGGGGGACCGCCGGCCACATCGAGCCCGCGCTCGCCCTCGCGGACGCTTTGCGCAGGCAGGACCCCACCGTGGGGATCACGGCCCTCGGCACGGAGCGCGGCCTGGAGACCAGGCTCGTGCCCGAGCGGGGGTACGAGCTGGGGCTCATCCCGGCCGTACCGCTCCCGCGCCGCCCCACCCCCGAGCTGATCACCGTCCCGGGACGGCTCCGCGGCACCATCAAGGCCGCCGAGCAGATCCTGGAGCGCACCAAGGCCGACTGCGTCGTCGGCTTCGGCGGCTACGTGGCGCTGCCCGGCTACCTCGCCGCCAAGCGGCTGGGCGTGCCGATCATCGTCCACGAGGCGAACGCCAGGCCGGGCCTCGCCAACAAGATCGGCTCGCGGTACGCGGCGGCGGTCGCCGTCTCCACGCCGGACAGCAAGCTCCGGGGCGCCCGGTACATCGGCATCCCGCTGCGCCGGACGATCGCCACCCTCGACCGGGCCCGGGTCCGTCCCGAGGCGCGCGCGGCCTTCGGGCTCGACCCCAACCTGCCGACGCTGCTCGTCTCCGGCGGCTCGCAGGGCGCACGCCGGCTCAACGAGGTGGTGCAGCAGGTCGCTCCGGTGCTCCAGCGCTCCGGGATCCAGATCCTGCACGCGGTCGGCCCGAAGAACGAATTGCCGCATGTGGACAACATGCCCGGAATGCCGCCCTATGTCCCGGTACCGTATGTGGACCGGATGGACCTCGCGTACGCGGCGGCGGACATGATGCTCTGCCGTGCGGGCGCGATGACCGTCGCCGAACTCACCGCCGTCGGGCTGCCCGCCGCCTATGTCCCGTTGCCCATCGGCAACGGCGAACAGCGGCTCAACGCCCAGCCGGTGGTGAAGGCGGGCGGTGGACTGCTCGTCGACGACGCCGAACTGACGCCCCAGTGGGTGCAGGGCAACGTGCTGCCGGTGCTCGCCGACCCGCACCGGTTGTACGAGATGTCCCGCGCGGCCGCCGAGTTCGGCCGCCGGGATGCCGATGATCTGCTTGTCGGCATGGTGTACGAGGCGATTGCCGCACGCCGGCAGGCGTAGCGCGCCGTGAGGCGCCCGATCAGGGAGGCAGGGAGCGTGGCCGGACCGACGACCGCCGAACGGGACGGGCGAGCGCAGGCGGAGTCCGGCCGCTCCGGGCCGGACGGCTCCCCGCCGGGCCGCCGCTTCCAGCTGCCGGGCCGGTACGTACTGATCGGGGTGGCCGCCGGGACCCTCCTGCTGGTCGCCGGCGGGACCTGGGTGCTGTACGGCTCGCACTGGCTGCGGGTCGAGACGGTGAGCACGTCCGGCACGGACGTGCTCACCGTCGCGGAGGTGGAGCGGGCGGCGGCCGTACCGGTCGGGTCGCCGCTGGTCTCCGTCGACACCGGCGCGATCGGGGAGCGGCTCCGGCAGAGGCTGCCGCGTATCGACACGGTCGAGGTGACCCGGTCGTGGCCGCACGGAATCGGTCTGGAAGTGACCGAAAGGCAGCCGGTCCTCCTGATCGAAAAGGGCGGAAAGTTCATCGAAGTGGACTCGGGCGGAACCCGTTTCGCCACCGTCGGGAAGGCGCCGAAGGGCGTGCCCCTCCTGAAATTGACGGTGGAACGGTCCACGGGACAACCACGCTTCCCGGCCGACCGGCTGACCGGCGAGGCCGTACAGGTCAGAAGCGAACTCCCCGGGAAAGTCGCCGCCGACACCAGGGCGATCCGGGTGCGTTCGTACGACTCCATCTCCCTGGAGTTGACCGGCGGACGTACGGTGATGTGGGGAAGCGGCGAGGACGGCGCGGCCAAGGCGCGTGCGCTCAGCGCTCTCATGAAAGCCGCCCCCGGGGCGGGGCACTTCGACGTGAGTGCCCCTACCGCGCCTGCCGCGTCAAGGAGTTGACGCTCATACGTGCTGGCCAACACCCTGGTTGGTCAGCGCTATGGGTGATCACATAGGGTGAAAAGAAAAACGGGAGGTTCGGCGTGTTCGTTGAACGTGCGCCACTTGTCGACTTAGTGTCCTGTTCGGAAGAGTCCAAGAAGCGGACACACAGGTAACCCTGAACTTCGACGTCAGGGTTTGGGTCGGCGTTCCGGACCGTCCCATCGGCATCAGTCTCGCAGCGCGACTTCAGCGAAGCGACGACACGTAACTCGAGGCGAGAGGCCTTCGACGTGGCAGCACCGCAGAACTACCTCGCAGTCATCAAGGTCATCGGTGTCGGCGGCGGTGGTGTCAATGCCATCAACCGAATGATCGAGGTCGGTCTCAAGGGCGTCGAGTTCATCGCGATCAACACTGACGCGCAAGCCCTGTTGATGAGCGACGCCGACGTCAAGCTCGAC includes these proteins:
- the murG gene encoding undecaprenyldiphospho-muramoylpentapeptide beta-N-acetylglucosaminyltransferase translates to MHVVLAGGGTAGHIEPALALADALRRQDPTVGITALGTERGLETRLVPERGYELGLIPAVPLPRRPTPELITVPGRLRGTIKAAEQILERTKADCVVGFGGYVALPGYLAAKRLGVPIIVHEANARPGLANKIGSRYAAAVAVSTPDSKLRGARYIGIPLRRTIATLDRARVRPEARAAFGLDPNLPTLLVSGGSQGARRLNEVVQQVAPVLQRSGIQILHAVGPKNELPHVDNMPGMPPYVPVPYVDRMDLAYAAADMMLCRAGAMTVAELTAVGLPAAYVPLPIGNGEQRLNAQPVVKAGGGLLVDDAELTPQWVQGNVLPVLADPHRLYEMSRAAAEFGRRDADDLLVGMVYEAIAARRQA
- a CDS encoding cell division protein FtsQ/DivIB, whose translation is MAGPTTAERDGRAQAESGRSGPDGSPPGRRFQLPGRYVLIGVAAGTLLLVAGGTWVLYGSHWLRVETVSTSGTDVLTVAEVERAAAVPVGSPLVSVDTGAIGERLRQRLPRIDTVEVTRSWPHGIGLEVTERQPVLLIEKGGKFIEVDSGGTRFATVGKAPKGVPLLKLTVERSTGQPRFPADRLTGEAVQVRSELPGKVAADTRAIRVRSYDSISLELTGGRTVMWGSGEDGAAKARALSALMKAAPGAGHFDVSAPTAPAASRS